From Variimorphobacter saccharofermentans, one genomic window encodes:
- a CDS encoding NUDIX hydrolase: protein MVEATSCGGVVIFRGKILLLYKNYKNKYEGWVLPKGTVEEGEEYKETAIREVLEEAGTNASIIKYIGKSQYSFSTPQNTVLKDVHWYLMMSDSYYSKPQREEFFMDSGYYKFHEAYHMLKFANEKQILERAYNEYVDLKKSNLWGNKKYF from the coding sequence ATGGTAGAAGCAACGAGCTGTGGCGGTGTAGTGATATTCAGAGGAAAGATTTTATTACTGTATAAGAATTATAAGAATAAATATGAAGGGTGGGTGCTACCGAAAGGGACCGTAGAAGAAGGCGAAGAATATAAAGAAACAGCGATACGCGAAGTATTGGAGGAAGCAGGAACCAATGCTTCTATCATAAAGTATATCGGAAAGAGTCAGTATTCTTTCAGCACACCACAAAATACAGTATTAAAGGATGTTCATTGGTATTTAATGATGTCTGATAGCTATTACAGTAAACCACAACGGGAAGAATTTTTTATGGACTCCGGTTATTATAAGTTCCATGAAGCTTATCACATGCTCAAATTTGCCAATGAAAAACAAATTTTGGAGCGTGCGTATAATGAATATGTGGATTTGAAGAAAAGTAACCTGTGGGGGAATAAGAAATATTTTTAA
- the mltG gene encoding endolytic transglycosylase MltG, protein MCNNLRINHTKTGKKTFSYMKLILLSLLFVLITICYSSVKVEAAEKKYGIMIADNKGKYTFYDFYNISENDNTIELTDEGNVMVPLERLVNLIPGLTYRYDKKKETATIINNQNGKKLIYKTDNQYATYYANAKASKKKLVYPTYISPSSSAVMVHMNSLKWLFNSTKGFGYYKTADMQKMGYDTLTYSGVLLYNPYQAVTELPKATSVNGISNTVKVTIPEGYSVPQVFNLLVKKGVCSSTKQLYDAMENYDFSYYPLVAAIEENEHRCYKLEGYLYPDTYEFYRLSKAQDVIGKFLRNAESRITENDRKKAEAMGYSVNEILTIASIIEKETSDPAVMKQVSSVIYNRLNINMKLQMDCGTYYVERYIKPYITGDVNRYNEYYNMYKCKALPSGPICNPGRKAIEAAFSPSVTDYLYFYSDEKGEYHFSKEYHNVVAGNDSSKEE, encoded by the coding sequence ATGTGCAATAATCTTCGAATCAATCATACAAAGACAGGAAAGAAAACCTTCTCTTATATGAAACTAATTCTACTTAGTTTACTATTCGTCTTAATAACAATATGCTATTCATCCGTTAAGGTGGAAGCAGCGGAGAAAAAGTATGGAATCATGATAGCAGACAATAAAGGGAAATATACCTTTTATGATTTTTATAATATATCGGAGAATGATAACACGATTGAACTTACCGATGAGGGAAATGTTATGGTTCCGTTGGAAAGACTGGTTAACCTGATACCGGGACTCACCTATCGTTATGATAAAAAGAAAGAGACAGCAACCATTATTAATAATCAGAATGGTAAGAAGCTGATTTATAAAACTGATAATCAATATGCTACTTATTATGCAAATGCGAAAGCTTCAAAGAAAAAGCTGGTATATCCAACGTATATCTCACCCTCCAGCTCAGCAGTCATGGTACATATGAATTCTCTTAAGTGGTTGTTCAACAGCACGAAGGGCTTTGGATATTATAAAACTGCAGATATGCAGAAGATGGGTTATGATACATTGACTTACAGCGGAGTTCTTCTATATAATCCATATCAAGCTGTAACAGAGCTTCCCAAAGCCACCTCTGTAAACGGAATATCGAATACGGTTAAGGTAACCATTCCAGAAGGCTATAGCGTACCACAGGTATTTAACCTATTGGTGAAAAAGGGTGTTTGCTCTTCTACGAAGCAATTATATGATGCTATGGAAAACTATGATTTTTCTTACTATCCGCTTGTAGCGGCCATAGAAGAAAATGAGCATCGTTGTTATAAGCTGGAGGGATATTTATATCCGGATACCTATGAGTTTTATCGCTTGAGCAAAGCACAGGACGTAATAGGTAAGTTCCTTCGCAATGCTGAGAGCAGGATCACAGAGAATGACCGAAAGAAGGCAGAAGCAATGGGCTATAGTGTGAATGAGATTCTGACGATTGCGTCAATCATTGAGAAGGAAACCTCTGATCCGGCAGTTATGAAACAGGTATCATCAGTAATCTATAATCGTCTGAACATTAATATGAAGTTGCAGATGGATTGCGGAACATATTATGTTGAACGCTACATTAAGCCATATATAACCGGTGATGTAAATCGATATAACGAATACTATAACATGTATAAATGTAAGGCATTACCTTCGGGACCGATATGCAACCCTGGAAGGAAAGCGATTGAAGCAGCATTTAGCCCTTCTGTAACAGACTATCTATACTTTTACAGTGATGAGAAG
- a CDS encoding peptidoglycan D,D-transpeptidase FtsI family protein, whose amino-acid sequence MKIVKKESDPKQSIFNIIYIFMGLFVLVMGYFAYFLIVRSNEVINSTYNKRQEVLSKRILRGSILSADGEILAKTVLDKDGNETREYPFDDIFAHVVGRYDKGKTGIEESENIRLLTSNVNSLDVMYSDLIGEKSPGDNVITTLNTKLQQVAYDALGNNRGAVVIMEPSTGKILAMVSKPSYNPNKVKDNWDKLVEDKNSESPLMNRATQGLYPPGSTFKVLTSLEYIRENPLYLKYKYDCNGRIEYEGMAIHCYNNKSHGKLDLPLSFAKSCNTSYASMGKDLDKDKFFSLCEDFLFNKNLPITMASNPSSFTLRQGQSSVKEAMQTAIGQGNTLITPLHNAMIASTIANGGVMMKPYIIDHIENADGGVVKKYTPRIHTKPITPGEAKYIAEMMRKVVTDGTGSKLKGLDIKAAGKTGSADHAEGKAAHAWFIGFAPYDDPEIAVSIIVESVGTGSDYAVPIAKKIFQAYDKMN is encoded by the coding sequence ATGAAAATAGTGAAAAAGGAATCAGATCCGAAGCAATCAATTTTTAATATAATCTATATTTTTATGGGTTTGTTTGTACTGGTGATGGGATATTTTGCTTATTTTCTAATCGTCAGAAGCAATGAAGTAATCAACAGTACGTATAACAAACGACAGGAGGTTCTGTCAAAACGTATTCTTCGTGGAAGTATACTGTCGGCGGATGGTGAAATTCTGGCAAAAACCGTATTAGACAAAGATGGAAATGAAACCAGAGAATATCCATTTGATGATATATTTGCTCATGTGGTTGGTCGATATGACAAAGGAAAAACAGGCATAGAAGAATCGGAAAATATTCGTTTGTTAACTTCAAATGTGAATTCACTTGACGTCATGTATTCGGATTTGATTGGTGAAAAAAGCCCGGGAGATAATGTAATCACTACGTTAAATACAAAGCTTCAGCAGGTTGCATACGATGCACTTGGTAATAACAGGGGAGCAGTTGTAATTATGGAGCCATCCACTGGTAAAATTCTTGCAATGGTATCCAAGCCTTCCTATAATCCCAATAAGGTTAAGGACAACTGGGATAAGCTTGTAGAGGATAAGAATTCAGAATCACCATTAATGAACAGAGCAACACAGGGGTTATATCCACCCGGCTCTACATTTAAGGTGCTGACATCACTGGAATACATTCGAGAAAATCCCTTATACCTAAAATATAAGTATGATTGTAACGGAAGAATTGAATATGAGGGAATGGCGATCCACTGTTATAATAATAAATCCCATGGGAAATTGGATTTACCTCTTTCCTTTGCGAAATCCTGCAATACCTCCTATGCTTCTATGGGAAAGGATTTAGATAAGGATAAATTCTTTTCTTTGTGTGAGGATTTCTTATTTAATAAAAATCTTCCCATTACCATGGCGAGTAATCCCAGTAGCTTTACACTGCGTCAGGGCCAATCCAGTGTAAAGGAAGCGATGCAGACAGCCATCGGACAGGGAAACACCCTGATAACCCCTCTTCATAATGCGATGATTGCTTCTACGATTGCCAATGGTGGTGTTATGATGAAGCCCTATATCATTGATCATATTGAGAATGCTGATGGTGGAGTTGTTAAGAAATACACACCACGAATTCATACAAAGCCCATCACTCCGGGAGAAGCTAAGTATATTGCTGAGATGATGCGAAAGGTCGTTACGGATGGAACCGGATCAAAGCTGAAGGGGCTGGATATTAAAGCTGCGGGTAAGACAGGTTCAGCCGATCATGCAGAAGGAAAAGCGGCTCACGCATGGTTTATCGGATTTGCACCCTATGATGATCCGGAGATAGCAGTTAGTATTATTGTAGAAAGTGTTGGTACCGGTAGTGATTATGCTGTACCGATTGCAAAGAAAATATTTCAGGCATATGATAAAATGAACTAA